Proteins encoded in a region of the Deefgea piscis genome:
- a CDS encoding flagellar motor protein, giving the protein MDKISVLGVILGLVAIVLGQWLEGGHISSLLQFTAFLIVMGGTIGAVMLQTQMRHFIAGIKMLRWIFFPPTMDFKKLLATLVNWATQARRGGLLALEAFFNSEKDPFVRRGLQMVVDGAEPETIRRAMELDIDAYEDQARAAAKIWEAAGGYSPTFGILGAVLGLIHVMENLSDPSKLGAGIAVAFVATIYGVGAANMFFLPVANKLKHYILLEVRRREMVAEGLVTIANGENPRLLENKLSGFLHH; this is encoded by the coding sequence ATGGATAAAATCAGCGTACTTGGCGTTATTTTAGGGCTTGTTGCCATTGTTCTCGGCCAATGGCTAGAAGGCGGCCATATCAGCTCATTGCTGCAATTTACTGCCTTTTTAATTGTGATGGGCGGCACCATTGGTGCGGTCATGCTACAAACGCAAATGCGCCACTTTATTGCTGGCATCAAAATGCTGCGCTGGATTTTCTTCCCGCCGACAATGGATTTCAAAAAGCTACTGGCAACCTTAGTGAACTGGGCAACACAAGCTCGTCGTGGTGGATTGCTGGCATTAGAAGCTTTTTTTAATAGCGAAAAAGATCCCTTTGTGCGCCGTGGCTTACAAATGGTCGTCGATGGTGCCGAACCGGAAACCATACGCCGTGCAATGGAGCTCGATATTGACGCCTACGAAGATCAAGCTCGCGCCGCAGCTAAAATTTGGGAAGCTGCTGGCGGTTATTCTCCGACGTTTGGCATTTTAGGTGCCGTTTTAGGCCTGATTCATGTGATGGAAAATCTATCTGATCCGTCCAAATTAGGTGCCGGCATTGCCGTGGCTTTTGTGGCAACAATTTATGGCGTTGGCGCCGCCAATATGTTTTTCTTACCCGTGGCCAATAAATTAAAGCACTATATTTTGCTCGAAGTACGTCGCCGCGAAATGGTTGCCGAAGGGCTGGTCACCATCGCCAATGGCGAAAATCCCCGTTTACTTGAGAATAAACTCTCTGGTTTCTTGCATCATTGA
- a CDS encoding MlaD family protein has translation MEQRSNFRLGLFILVAITLAAGLMIALGSGKWFRQQFMLETYFNESVQGLDIGSKVRYRGVVVGEVSAITFTYTRYQQALPSAQRYQYVLIESRLNTEMMSGKGLPAPTQAALNAEISKGLRVKIAPQGVTGTSYLEIDYMGANAGRPLPIAWTPEQLYIPSSPSTVNQIVTATQNLIAKMQHVDIEQTMARLDQLLLTAEQKLAPLPLLSMSEKMNTVLDHVAQLPMASMAKETQALLLEARQSNQALQEILKQPGWRSAPADLAIAAESAKKIATDPQIASTLQRIDRVSQRLDRLSSNREADVDALIEQLSSASLSLQQLLNTAEQQPSQLLFSNPPPVYTPPKP, from the coding sequence ATGGAACAAAGATCTAATTTTCGCTTAGGCCTATTTATTCTCGTTGCCATTACCCTCGCAGCGGGACTAATGATCGCGCTGGGCAGTGGCAAATGGTTTCGCCAGCAATTCATGCTCGAAACCTACTTTAATGAGTCGGTACAAGGCTTAGATATTGGCTCCAAAGTGCGCTATCGCGGCGTGGTCGTTGGCGAAGTCAGCGCGATTACGTTTACTTATACGCGTTACCAACAAGCACTCCCGAGCGCGCAGCGCTATCAATACGTCTTGATCGAGTCGCGGTTAAATACCGAAATGATGAGCGGCAAAGGTCTGCCAGCCCCGACGCAAGCGGCACTCAATGCTGAAATTTCCAAGGGCTTACGCGTTAAAATCGCCCCGCAAGGCGTCACTGGCACCAGTTATTTAGAAATCGACTATATGGGCGCCAACGCCGGCCGACCCTTACCGATTGCATGGACGCCAGAACAACTATATATCCCGTCCAGCCCCAGCACCGTCAATCAAATTGTCACTGCCACGCAAAATTTAATCGCCAAAATGCAGCACGTCGATATTGAACAAACCATGGCCAGACTCGATCAATTACTGCTCACCGCAGAGCAAAAACTCGCGCCACTGCCTTTATTGAGCATGAGCGAGAAAATGAATACCGTTTTAGATCATGTCGCCCAATTGCCAATGGCCAGTATGGCCAAAGAAACCCAAGCTTTACTGCTTGAAGCACGGCAAAGTAATCAAGCTTTGCAAGAAATTTTAAAGCAACCCGGTTGGCGCAGTGCGCCTGCCGATTTAGCCATTGCCGCTGAAAGCGCTAAAAAAATCGCTACCGACCCACAAATCGCCAGCACGCTACAACGGATTGACCGGGTGAGCCAACGCCTCGATCGTCTGAGCAGCAATCGCGAAGCCGATGTAGACGCCTTGATTGAACAACTCAGCAGCGCCAGTTTGAGCCTGCAGCAATTACTCAACACAGCCGAGCAACAGCCCAGCCAGCTGCTATTCTCTAACCCGCCGCCAGTGTATACACCGCCAAAACCATGA
- a CDS encoding lysophospholipid acyltransferase family protein yields MLWLIRVLIRSIAVLDLLLFTLLMLLLAALPHALIHAIYPRLFQAWCRCFVRALGVQLRIHQHAPLPEQYILIANHPSALEDVGIPSFFKVRSLAKIEVRDWFLVGKIATAAGTLFVRREDKASRQAALAELIEAVNAGDNIAIYPEGGCHGRLLAERFQFGAFSVAFATNTPIVPVFLHHEAQISFEWRANESLLQKIFAIFTSPNPVIHYHVFPALYPADFENKEIFCETCYQHYLTWQKRFLI; encoded by the coding sequence ATGCTTTGGCTGATTCGCGTCCTGATACGCAGCATTGCGGTGTTGGATTTACTGCTATTTACATTACTGATGCTGTTGCTTGCCGCATTACCACACGCCCTCATTCACGCCATTTATCCGCGTTTATTTCAAGCATGGTGTCGCTGCTTTGTTCGCGCCTTAGGCGTGCAGCTGCGCATACACCAGCACGCGCCCTTACCTGAGCAGTATATTTTGATCGCCAACCATCCTTCGGCACTCGAAGACGTTGGCATCCCTTCCTTCTTTAAGGTGCGCAGCTTAGCCAAAATTGAAGTTCGCGATTGGTTTTTAGTTGGCAAAATTGCCACTGCGGCAGGCACTTTATTTGTACGCCGAGAAGATAAGGCCTCACGGCAAGCGGCTTTGGCTGAGCTGATTGAGGCTGTCAACGCCGGTGATAATATCGCCATTTATCCTGAAGGCGGTTGTCACGGCAGGCTATTGGCCGAGCGTTTTCAGTTTGGCGCGTTTTCAGTCGCCTTCGCCACCAACACGCCGATTGTGCCGGTGTTTTTACATCATGAAGCACAAATCAGTTTTGAGTGGCGGGCCAATGAAAGCTTATTGCAAAAAATATTCGCCATTTTTACCAGCCCCAATCCTGTCATTCACTACCATGTTTTTCCGGCGCTTTATCCGGCTGACTTTGAGAATAAAGAAATCTTTTGTGAAACCTGCTATCAACATTACCTAACTTGGCAGAAACGTTTTTTAATTTAA
- a CDS encoding ABC-type transport auxiliary lipoprotein family protein, with the protein MKTILTLCCISALLFGCSSTTPPRKDFLLSNLPTSQTSTDRLATPHFKGSLQVADLHALSPYRSTSLIYRESAQRFVLDPYNGFLAPPAQQISNLTRQALAASGLFTAILPVGSSLLPSWRLEGELQQLFVDVTNPAQPRVSLSIRYALSQIEHNTPRIFAFTQTEAIVDASPEQAVIGFNRALNTILLQLESSLLTVNTP; encoded by the coding sequence ATGAAAACTATCCTGACTCTTTGCTGTATCAGTGCCTTGTTATTCGGCTGTAGCAGCACCACGCCGCCGCGTAAGGATTTTTTACTGTCGAATTTGCCAACCAGCCAAACCAGCACAGACCGCTTGGCGACTCCGCACTTTAAAGGCAGTTTGCAAGTCGCAGATTTACATGCACTCTCGCCCTACCGCAGCACATCATTGATTTATCGCGAAAGCGCGCAGCGATTTGTACTCGACCCCTACAATGGTTTTCTCGCGCCGCCAGCCCAGCAAATAAGCAACTTGACGCGACAAGCCTTGGCAGCGAGCGGTTTGTTTACCGCCATCTTGCCGGTAGGCTCTAGCCTATTGCCAAGCTGGCGCTTGGAGGGTGAATTACAGCAGCTGTTTGTGGATGTAACCAACCCTGCGCAGCCCCGAGTTAGCCTGAGCATTCGTTATGCTTTAAGCCAAATCGAGCACAATACACCGCGTATTTTTGCGTTCACGCAAACCGAAGCCATTGTTGACGCCAGCCCCGAGCAAGCTGTAATTGGCTTTAATCGCGCTTTAAACACTATTTTATTGCAACTAGAATCGTCTCTGCTTACCGTAAACACACCGTAG
- a CDS encoding LysR family transcriptional regulator: protein MEIYQLRTFVTVAQQGHLTQAAELLHLSQPAVTAQIKALEEEFGVALFERYPGGVQLTEAGKLILPDAQQILAQARSLLYRAKALQNEPKGKVRIGTIGVPGRLKLGPWLAQLRESYPLLTVQTTHGISVGVLNEVRKKMLDAGFYLGRNPYQNVNTVPLSEIGFCVALPPTMAHLQDADWKTLGSALWLGLSQFTSLADISQELWRSQNIAPKLVGEFDEEATLLELIKSGVGIAILAERTAHRYAADGSIVLWRNGEVATRALLQFIYSSDREKDPMIDMLIKALRTTWQEESACLIQ from the coding sequence ATGGAAATCTATCAACTTCGCACATTTGTTACCGTGGCGCAGCAGGGGCATCTCACGCAAGCCGCTGAATTGCTGCATTTATCCCAGCCGGCAGTGACGGCGCAGATTAAGGCGTTGGAAGAAGAATTTGGCGTGGCGTTATTTGAACGCTACCCCGGCGGCGTTCAATTGACTGAGGCGGGGAAATTAATCCTGCCTGATGCACAGCAGATCTTGGCGCAAGCCCGCAGCCTGCTCTATCGAGCTAAAGCGTTGCAAAATGAACCCAAAGGTAAAGTCAGAATTGGTACGATAGGCGTGCCAGGACGTTTAAAGCTCGGCCCTTGGTTAGCGCAATTGCGAGAAAGTTATCCTTTATTGACTGTGCAGACCACGCATGGGATTTCGGTTGGGGTCTTGAACGAAGTTCGCAAAAAAATGTTGGATGCTGGATTTTATTTAGGACGAAATCCGTACCAAAATGTTAACACTGTGCCATTGAGCGAAATTGGTTTTTGCGTGGCATTGCCGCCGACCATGGCGCATTTGCAAGATGCAGATTGGAAGACTTTGGGCTCGGCTTTGTGGTTGGGTCTATCGCAATTCACTAGTTTGGCCGATATTTCGCAAGAGCTGTGGCGCAGTCAAAATATTGCCCCTAAATTAGTCGGTGAATTTGATGAAGAGGCCACGCTGCTCGAATTGATTAAATCTGGTGTTGGCATTGCGATTTTGGCTGAGCGTACGGCGCATCGCTATGCGGCGGATGGCTCGATTGTGTTGTGGCGCAATGGTGAGGTGGCTACGCGCGCTTTATTGCAGTTTATTTATTCCAGCGATCGAGAAAAAGACCCCATGATTGATATGCTGATCAAAGCTTTGCGTACCACATGGCAGGAAGAATCGGCGTGTCTTATCCAATAA
- the rpmB gene encoding 50S ribosomal protein L28 — protein MARVCVVTGKGPMTGNNVSHANNRTKRRFLPNLQSRRFWVESENCFIRLRVSTAALRTIDKNGIDVVLADLRARGEL, from the coding sequence ATGGCACGAGTATGTGTAGTCACGGGCAAAGGCCCAATGACAGGGAATAATGTTTCCCACGCCAATAACAGAACTAAACGCCGCTTCCTACCGAACCTGCAATCCCGCCGGTTTTGGGTTGAGAGCGAAAACTGCTTTATCCGCTTGCGCGTTTCGACCGCAGCTCTGCGCACCATCGATAAGAACGGCATCGATGTGGTTTTGGCAGATCTGCGCGCGCGCGGCGAACTGTAA
- a CDS encoding DUF485 domain-containing protein gives MQDHTIERIQQNPKFQELVRKKSGLSWLLSFVMLVIYYGFILVIAFSPATLGQSLSGGVTTIGIPIGIMIILSVFVITGIYVRRANTEFDQLTREVVEDAKK, from the coding sequence ATGCAAGATCATACGATTGAACGCATTCAGCAGAACCCCAAATTTCAAGAGTTAGTACGGAAAAAATCCGGTCTCTCTTGGCTTCTCTCTTTTGTGATGCTGGTGATTTATTACGGTTTTATTTTGGTGATTGCATTCTCACCCGCAACCCTAGGTCAATCACTTTCTGGTGGCGTCACCACGATTGGTATCCCAATTGGCATCATGATTATTTTGTCAGTGTTTGTGATTACCGGTATTTATGTACGTCGAGCCAACACAGAATTCGACCAATTGACCCGTGAAGTCGTTGAGGACGCGAAAAAATGA
- the rpmG gene encoding 50S ribosomal protein L33 — translation MRDKIKLESSAGTGHFYTTTKNKRTMPEKMEIKKFDPVVRKHVIYKETKLK, via the coding sequence ATGCGTGATAAAATCAAGCTAGAATCTTCTGCTGGTACTGGTCATTTCTACACCACGACCAAGAACAAACGTACCATGCCAGAAAAAATGGAAATCAAGAAGTTCGATCCTGTTGTTCGTAAACATGTGATCTACAAAGAAACTAAACTGAAGTAA
- a CDS encoding RNA polymerase sigma factor FliA, producing MSAHRALSLYRRTQNSSEDLRVEKHAPLVRKIAYHMMSRLPASVDVDDLIQVGLIGLMEAARNFDPDAGVQFETFASQRIRGAMLDELRNADWLPRQARRNMREIERATVQLEQVLGRAALESEIAQKMNLPLTEYQDMLGDARGHQLLHYEDFEQDGDNDQLDQYAADTHNNPAQVLTDAHFRDQLIAGIALLPEREKLLMALYYDEELNLKEIGAVLGVSESRVCQLHSQAIARLRGKLKDWLG from the coding sequence ATGTCAGCCCATCGCGCGCTCTCTCTTTATCGTCGCACCCAAAATAGCAGCGAAGATCTTCGTGTTGAAAAGCACGCGCCTTTGGTGCGTAAAATCGCCTATCACATGATGAGCCGGCTGCCGGCCAGCGTGGACGTCGATGATTTAATTCAAGTCGGTTTAATTGGCTTAATGGAAGCAGCGCGCAATTTTGATCCTGATGCGGGTGTGCAATTTGAAACCTTTGCCAGTCAACGCATTCGCGGTGCCATGCTCGATGAATTGCGCAATGCCGATTGGTTACCACGCCAAGCACGGCGCAATATGCGTGAAATTGAACGCGCTACAGTGCAGTTAGAGCAAGTTTTAGGCCGTGCTGCGCTAGAGTCTGAAATTGCGCAAAAAATGAATCTGCCGCTCACTGAATACCAAGACATGCTTGGCGATGCGCGTGGCCATCAGTTATTGCATTATGAAGATTTCGAACAAGATGGCGATAATGATCAACTCGATCAATATGCGGCGGACACGCACAATAACCCGGCACAAGTGCTCACCGATGCCCATTTTCGCGATCAACTGATTGCCGGCATTGCCTTGCTACCCGAGCGAGAAAAGCTGTTGATGGCACTGTATTACGACGAAGAACTCAATTTAAAAGAAATCGGCGCGGTACTCGGCGTTTCAGAATCACGCGTTTGCCAGCTGCATAGCCAGGCAATTGCCCGCCTGCGCGGCAAATTAAAGGATTGGCTGGGCTAA
- a CDS encoding cation acetate symporter, protein MLASSLPAWAAGSIDGAVEKRHDLNIPAIVMFLIFVAFTLGITYWAARRTKSAKDFYAAGGGISGFQNGLAIAGDYMSAASFLGISAMVFGVGYDGLIYSIGFLVGWPLITFLIAERLRNLGKYTFADVASYRLSQIPVRIFAATGTLVVVALYLIAQMVGAGKLIQVLFGMDYTYAVILVGILMIMYVTFGGMLATTWVQIIKAILLLSGASFMAFMVMKHVGFSFETLFQQAVAVKHAGAEALALKANVAAEAAAAAVASNAPNASAAVASAAAASKAAVAAAKANIMAPGGLVSNPIDAISLGMALMFGTAGLPHILMRFFTVSNAKEARKSVFYATGFIGYFYILTFIIGFGAIVLLSGEAGMKFKEVSGALIGGSNMAAIHLSDAVGGDYFLGFISAVAFATILAVVAGLTLSGASAVSHDIYASVIKKGKANEADEIRVSKITTIALGVLAMFLGIAFEKQNIAFMVGLAFSIAASANFPVLFLSMFWKGLTTRGAVVGGFVGLISALALIILGPSVWVEVLGHEKGSEWFPYKNPTIFSMTLAFIVIWLVSVLDTSKQAAEEKAKFMPQFIRSMTGIGAEGATDKH, encoded by the coding sequence ATGCTCGCCAGCAGCCTACCGGCTTGGGCTGCTGGCAGTATTGACGGCGCAGTCGAAAAACGTCACGACCTCAATATTCCTGCGATTGTGATGTTCTTGATTTTCGTTGCCTTTACCTTAGGTATTACCTACTGGGCAGCACGCCGCACTAAATCAGCCAAAGATTTCTACGCGGCGGGCGGAGGGATTAGCGGTTTTCAAAACGGTTTGGCGATTGCGGGTGACTATATGTCGGCTGCATCGTTCCTCGGTATTTCCGCGATGGTGTTTGGTGTTGGTTACGATGGCTTGATTTACTCGATCGGCTTTTTGGTCGGCTGGCCTTTGATTACCTTCCTGATTGCCGAACGCTTGCGTAACTTGGGTAAATACACCTTTGCTGACGTGGCTTCGTATCGCTTATCGCAAATACCCGTGCGTATTTTTGCGGCAACCGGCACTTTAGTTGTGGTGGCGCTGTATTTGATCGCACAAATGGTCGGCGCAGGTAAATTGATTCAAGTGCTATTTGGCATGGATTACACCTATGCCGTCATCTTGGTCGGTATTTTGATGATTATGTATGTCACCTTCGGCGGCATGTTAGCCACCACTTGGGTGCAAATCATTAAAGCCATCTTGTTGCTGTCAGGCGCATCATTTATGGCCTTTATGGTCATGAAACACGTTGGCTTTAGCTTTGAAACGCTATTCCAACAAGCTGTTGCGGTAAAACATGCAGGCGCTGAAGCCTTGGCACTCAAGGCCAACGTTGCGGCAGAAGCAGCGGCGGCGGCGGTTGCTAGCAATGCACCGAACGCCTCTGCGGCGGTTGCTAGTGCTGCTGCGGCTTCAAAAGCTGCGGTTGCTGCTGCTAAAGCCAATATCATGGCACCAGGTGGCTTGGTATCGAATCCTATCGATGCGATTTCTCTGGGTATGGCCTTGATGTTTGGTACTGCAGGTTTGCCACACATCTTGATGCGTTTCTTTACCGTATCGAACGCCAAAGAAGCCCGTAAATCCGTGTTTTATGCGACTGGCTTTATCGGTTACTTCTATATTTTGACCTTCATCATTGGCTTTGGTGCGATTGTGCTGTTGTCGGGCGAAGCGGGGATGAAATTTAAAGAAGTCTCTGGCGCCTTGATTGGCGGCTCGAATATGGCGGCGATTCACTTGTCTGACGCAGTCGGTGGTGATTACTTCCTAGGCTTTATCTCGGCCGTCGCTTTTGCAACCATTCTGGCAGTGGTAGCCGGTTTGACCTTGTCGGGCGCATCAGCGGTTTCGCATGATATTTACGCCTCGGTCATCAAGAAAGGCAAAGCCAATGAAGCCGATGAGATTCGCGTTTCAAAAATCACTACCATCGCGCTTGGCGTATTGGCGATGTTCTTGGGGATTGCCTTTGAAAAGCAAAACATCGCGTTCATGGTCGGTCTAGCGTTCTCGATTGCGGCATCGGCTAACTTCCCAGTGCTGTTCTTGTCGATGTTCTGGAAAGGTCTGACAACCCGTGGCGCAGTGGTGGGTGGTTTTGTTGGCTTAATCAGCGCGCTGGCACTGATTATCCTTGGCCCATCGGTTTGGGTTGAAGTGCTCGGTCACGAAAAAGGCAGCGAATGGTTCCCGTACAAAAACCCAACAATCTTCTCAATGACGCTGGCCTTCATTGTGATTTGGTTGGTTTCAGTACTCGATACCAGCAAGCAAGCGGCAGAAGAAAAAGCTAAATTCATGCCACAATTTATCCGCTCTATGACAGGTATTGGCGCAGAAGGCGCAACTGATAAGCATTAA
- a CDS encoding DNA translocase FtsK: MPLFRKKNVANVSTRAALPPGMANLLRESWWLILVVLLAYLVLVLSSYHQADPGWSHSATEARIYNRGGSFGAWLSDVLLYTFGFSAWWWTVFCLAAILWGYRRIDRVAESSRPVVFLACSGFFLMLVASSAFEALRLHSLTAPLPYVPGGMLGLTVASWMSLSLGFSGATLFLITLFGFGVSLFTGLSWFNVMENIGTVVENSFFNVLNAIQAAKDRRIGRETKKVRNEQVVAAKQKQAGKEPLIIEPAQLDIPVARQVEKRIVREKKELEKQQVEVAKQAAQPLLFAEDDLPPAPIKRANISNKTDESLPALGLLAPAQQSQETISKETLEFTSRLIERKLADFNVEVKIVAAYPGPVITRYEIEPAVGVKGSQIVNLMKDLARALGLVSIRVVETIPGKTYMGLELPNPTRQMIRLSEILSSEPYHDMGSKLTIALGKDITGKPIVTDLGKAPHMLVAGTTGSGKSVGVNAMILSLVYKATPDEVRFIMIDPKMLELSIYEGIPHLLAPVVTDMKLAANALNWCVAEMEKRYRLLSAMGVRNLAGYNQKIKDAEKAGKHLTNPFSLTPDDPERLEHLPFIVVVVDEFADLMMVAGKKIEELIARLAQKARAAGIHLILATQRPSVDVITGLIKANIPTRLAFQVSSKIDSRTILDQMGAEALLGQGDMLFLPPGSGYPLRIHGAFVADDEVHHVVDYLKSLGEPNYIDGILNGGFDAEAAAGSSGNADAGEGDALYDEAVAFVLKSRRASISSVQRQLRIGYNRAARLIEQMESAGLVSSMETNGNRTVLAPPISE; the protein is encoded by the coding sequence ATGCCCTTATTTCGCAAGAAAAACGTCGCCAATGTTTCGACCCGTGCCGCCTTACCGCCAGGCATGGCCAATTTGCTGCGCGAATCTTGGTGGTTAATTTTAGTCGTTTTGCTCGCCTACTTAGTCCTCGTGCTCTCTAGCTACCATCAGGCCGATCCAGGCTGGTCGCATAGCGCCACTGAAGCCCGAATTTATAATCGTGGTGGCAGTTTTGGTGCTTGGTTATCGGATGTGCTGCTGTATACCTTTGGTTTTTCGGCTTGGTGGTGGACGGTATTTTGCTTGGCCGCCATTTTATGGGGCTATCGCCGCATTGATCGTGTCGCCGAATCATCACGTCCGGTGGTTTTTTTAGCGTGTAGCGGTTTTTTCCTGATGCTCGTCGCCAGTAGTGCTTTTGAAGCTTTACGACTGCATTCCCTAACTGCCCCGTTGCCTTATGTGCCAGGCGGCATGTTGGGTTTAACTGTGGCCAGCTGGATGTCGCTTAGCCTTGGCTTTAGCGGTGCCACCTTATTTTTAATTACCCTGTTTGGTTTTGGTGTTTCATTATTTACCGGGCTGTCTTGGTTCAATGTGATGGAAAACATCGGTACTGTGGTTGAAAACAGTTTTTTCAACGTACTCAATGCCATTCAAGCGGCAAAAGATCGGCGTATCGGCCGCGAAACCAAAAAAGTTCGCAATGAACAAGTGGTCGCCGCCAAACAAAAACAGGCGGGCAAAGAGCCACTGATTATCGAGCCAGCACAACTGGATATCCCCGTTGCGCGGCAAGTTGAAAAGCGCATTGTGCGAGAAAAGAAAGAACTCGAAAAACAACAAGTCGAAGTGGCTAAGCAAGCCGCGCAGCCCTTGTTATTTGCTGAAGATGATCTGCCGCCAGCCCCCATCAAACGCGCCAATATCAGCAACAAAACCGATGAATCACTCCCCGCGCTGGGTTTGCTTGCTCCTGCACAGCAGTCGCAAGAAACCATTAGCAAAGAAACGCTGGAATTTACCTCGCGGCTGATTGAACGCAAATTGGCCGATTTTAATGTCGAGGTGAAAATTGTCGCCGCTTACCCTGGCCCCGTGATTACCCGATATGAGATTGAGCCTGCTGTTGGCGTAAAAGGCTCACAAATCGTGAATTTAATGAAAGATTTGGCGCGAGCACTGGGCTTGGTATCAATTCGTGTAGTGGAAACCATTCCCGGCAAAACCTATATGGGCTTGGAGTTACCTAATCCAACACGGCAAATGATTCGTCTTTCTGAGATTTTATCCAGCGAGCCGTATCACGACATGGGTAGCAAATTAACGATCGCGCTCGGTAAAGACATTACCGGCAAACCGATTGTCACCGATCTGGGTAAAGCACCGCATATGTTGGTTGCCGGTACGACGGGATCGGGCAAATCGGTCGGCGTAAATGCGATGATTTTGTCATTGGTCTATAAAGCTACGCCAGACGAAGTGCGCTTTATTATGATCGACCCCAAAATGCTGGAGTTATCCATCTACGAAGGCATTCCGCATTTACTGGCGCCAGTGGTGACCGATATGAAGCTCGCTGCCAATGCGCTCAATTGGTGTGTTGCTGAAATGGAAAAACGTTACCGCTTACTCAGTGCGATGGGCGTGCGCAATCTAGCGGGTTACAATCAAAAGATCAAAGACGCTGAAAAAGCCGGCAAGCACCTCACTAATCCGTTTAGTCTCACACCCGATGATCCTGAGCGGCTGGAACATTTACCGTTTATCGTCGTCGTGGTTGATGAATTTGCCGATTTAATGATGGTCGCAGGCAAGAAAATCGAAGAGCTCATTGCCCGCTTAGCGCAAAAAGCCCGTGCTGCCGGGATACATTTGATTTTGGCGACCCAGCGCCCGTCGGTCGACGTGATTACCGGTTTAATCAAGGCCAATATTCCAACTCGATTGGCGTTTCAAGTTTCAAGTAAAATCGATAGTCGAACCATTTTGGATCAAATGGGGGCCGAAGCCTTGCTCGGCCAAGGTGATATGTTATTTTTACCACCCGGTTCAGGCTATCCACTCCGAATTCACGGCGCATTTGTCGCCGATGATGAAGTCCACCATGTGGTTGATTACCTAAAATCTTTAGGTGAACCCAATTATATTGATGGCATTTTAAACGGTGGCTTTGATGCTGAAGCCGCCGCAGGCAGTAGCGGGAATGCAGATGCTGGTGAAGGCGACGCATTGTATGATGAGGCGGTGGCTTTTGTACTTAAAAGCCGCCGTGCATCGATTTCATCGGTACAGCGGCAACTGCGTATTGGCTACAACCGCGCAGCTCGCTTGATTGAGCAAATGGAAAGTGCCGGATTAGTCAGTTCTATGGAAACAAATGGCAACCGGACTGTACTTGCGCCACCAATCAGTGAATAA